The following nucleotide sequence is from Mangifera indica cultivar Alphonso chromosome 17, CATAS_Mindica_2.1, whole genome shotgun sequence.
ACtcggtaaccaaaagatctctttctttttctctttttctatgtttatatatatattgaatgcatgttatatgaatatgttagtatgttttggtgttgatttaaagtgattttggtgataaaagaaacaaaacaagaaggagtgaaccaacttgcaaagattgacttgaaacaagataaggggtatcatccttgatatgttgcatgttttaggcttttggttctttggatctatgttataaatgatgattttgaagttgagaaatgttgttttgccatttggggtgtctatgtgtgtgattttgttgatggcagagggttagataatatttacagttttaccactgatttcgtctcatgttttggctatcttatctaatgaattatgagtgctattatagcttgttggaaagctctttgaatcctctttccaatgatatatagcttgtatgaattagagactgtttggactgttaaattgcttgaataaaaaaactgtcttaccaaataaatagtgaagacaattttttgccactgacttcatcctacgttttggctgtcttatctgatgaatcatgagtgctattatagctttttggaaagctctttgaattatttttccaatgatatatagcttgtatgaattaaagatcatttgaactgttaaatattgtatgaatcaaaaggactgttttaccaaataaatagtgaagacagttttttgccattgatttcatctcacgttttggttgccttatctaatgaattataagtgctattatagttttttggaaagctctttgaatcctcttttcaacgatatatagcttgtatgaattagagaccatttgggctgtaaaattgtatgaaaaagaaggttgtccTATCAAATGAATagaatttcacagtttttgggaaagaaagaaaaggagaaaaaggaaagaaagaaagaaagaaaggaaaggaaaggaaaggaaaggaaaggaaaggaaagaaaggagagaaaaagaaaagcaagaaaaggaatttggggctcaagatttatgGGTCATcctaagagtatggtctggtgagttatgaatagatttagatgaaaacaagattagtaagatataagataCACATGTatgttataaactatgagggggcactttacactatactgctcgtagtagggcacgttcgtagtaggacatagacccccagtagggtttgcttgcagtagagctcaattcagatttagaAATGATGTAGTAAGACAAAGAAAGAAAGCTCGAGCTTataaaagtgtcaaatctctatagttaacttctagaaagtatcaaatagacaccatatGGGATAAACTATGaccccaaatagtaaagaataaactagattatctcctcgcttgattataaagtttatgatgtgagattgagtcccgagagtgagttagaacaggaaatgagatagtttacttaattttttcccttactgagtgttcttatctctcacttccttttctttcatgattgcaggtattGGTGATCGAGGTaactgcgaggcagggtcaggtcagcaaaGATAGATTCGATTGGAATatgttatctctggtttatattatatgcatatagtcgcatgttcttattgacctttgactttttgagatgattgtacaattgtatatgattactccctgtttttaaatactttcagatgagttttcatatgagtatatacatcttttgttcgcttccagatttttagttttcttagaataatttctaaacacttttagtgatgtgttcattttaaaatattttaaaagaaaaaaaatagacgctctagatattaattcgtaatatttctctttcggtagatagtacttctagggaagGATGTTACATTTAGACTTGTCTTGTAAAAAATAGACCCAAATTTTTGTACtaaaatcatcaatgaaagtaatgatatatcatttaccTCTATTCGAAGTAGGAATGATTGGTTGGCAAACGTTAGAATGTACAATATCCAACAACTTTTCACTTTTGAGTTATTCCTTTTGGACATCGATAACACTGGACATGAGACTTGTCTCTTGACTTTGAGTTGTGAGTACTCGTCTGAGATCTGTTGcgttcactttcttttctttgagaATCTGATTGTTGTTGCTAATTTTTGTGATCCTTTAATCCTTTGCCTTTGCTCCTCTCCATTTTATTTGAAGCCAAAAACTGATGGTTGGTAGAAATTTGCAATGCTTGTTCATTCTCATCTTGCTGATTGAGTTTCTATTCATGAATCAATAAGGAACTTTGCAGTTCAACAAGTGAAAGTTCATCAATATTCTTTGACTCTTCTATAgtataaacaacaaaattaaatttaggtgTCATGGATCATAGTATTTTCTCAAAAATGGTGACATCTTCTAACTTGTATCCATGGATCTGCATTTTGTTGGCAATTGACATGACTTGTGAGAAGTAATCTGTAAACGACTCACCATACTTCATTCGAAACGTTTCAAACTCCGTTTGAAGTGCTTAAAGTTTTTGCCTCTTTGCTTTTGCCAACCCTTGAtactttttctttataaaatccCAAATCTGCTTGAAAGTATCTTTGTAAAGAATTGTCTCCAAGATTGAATGATTGATAgcttgaaacaaaaatttttttggCTTAAGATCTTTTAACTTTAGTCCATCTACTTTTGTATTTATTGTGCCAACTACTGGCTCAGGTATTCCATCGGAAACGATTTGCCAATACTTTTTAGATCTCAAAAAATTCTCTATCAATATGCTCTAATGATCGTAATGGCCATCGAAGGAGGGAATTGCAACTTGTACGTAATTTTTAGATGCCGTTGATAATATCTTGCTGTAAGAAAAAAGCTACTGTTCTCTTTTTAGGATGACTCTCATACCAAtgttacttaaaaaatatatatacaggAACAATAGAGTGTGAATAAAGGGGAAAATCAATGCTATTTATTCAACACTAAAACACCTTTTAAATAGGttgtacaataaaaaatatgactAAAAAAAAACAGCCACTAAATTAAAATGTGCAGAAGCCATTAACTTGAATGTGCAGTGGTGGGCCAATAACATGAATGTGCAGAATTGATACCTAAAGTCTTTGCACAAACAGAATATGGGCAACATATTCTTACCTACCAGGACACTCTATACTCTTACaggtaaattattattcaaaagaTCATTCATGGAacctttttatattacttattgaTACTcttgacacttttttttttttgggattgaTTGTGTGAACATAGGCTTCTAAGCAACGGGCTGAAACATGTTGAAATctccttaaatttaattctttcgCACAATCATTCACTTGTGGATATTTTCATCTACCCGCGAAAGAGCTAATCTTCCTGCTGTTATCAAACTTGATGCATGCATCTTCATCTCCAGCTATATAACACATGCGCCCACGGACTCTTGTTATTCGTTGATAAGTAATTCACCAAAATGCTTTACATATTCTTCCACGTTCagtattttattttgtcaaagtTGGCCAAACCTTTGATCCCAAGAAACATAGAATAATAACTGAGCAAAGccctttatatattgtttaaacTGAACAATGTAGAGATTATAAAATAGACGCTGGGATTCTTAACTAAAGATGACTGCGAAAGCGAATATCATGCCTATCATCAACAAGATATACTGCTCTTCTTCTCAGGTGGTGCTCGTCGTGAGGGAGAGGCCTCATGCCGTTAACGGCGGAGGATTTGTGGTAACAAATTGCAGCCAAAAGGTTGTGTTCAAAATTGAAGGCTGTGGAGTTCTTGGTACTAAAGGAGAACTCCTTGTAAGAGATGGTGATGGAGATCCTCTGGTTCTCATCCGCCGAAAGGTATTATCTCGTTTCTCtgatttatttcaaattaattcatgGAGGCATCCATGGATATTTATGTACATACAAATTCAAGTTCCCTTAATTATGTAGATTTGTAGCTGATGAAATGAATGGTGTGCTTTATTCGAAATCTTTCTTCAGATAACGTGCattgttgttttctttctatatatatatatatatatatatatatatatatatagtattgaaGAATTTATAGGAGGTAAATGGGTTGAATTAGAGAGAGATCAATATCTGGGTTgttttttggtaaaaaaattatgctGATTCATTTGATTATGTTCATCCGTTCCAATGTTTTTGGGGAAAAATGAAAGGGAAGTATCTTAAAACAGACGAGCTTGGGAAAACCCCACGTGATAAATTCATCTAAAACGCAGAGAACAATTACTACAAGTAAGTTTCCTTGTTTCTGATAAATGCTTCCAagtatttttcttctcttttagttCAATGCATACtcgaaaattcaaattaataaggAAAGAGAAGCACGTATATATGCTTTTACAGTCACACTGATAAGGTAAAGATAAATAGGCACACACAGTTAGATTCTATTGTTATGTTTGAAGCAACTCAATTATGTCTCTTTTTCAGGGAGGTCTGGCTCAGGCCTTAAGCACTCATAGGAAATGGAAGGGTTACGCTTATAATTATGAAGGATTTCACAAATCAGTTTTCAGCTTAAAGGAACCCAACTCATCATGCCTGGTGAGGAGCAATGCCACAAGGATCTCCACTGAAACCTGCAGCTCAAGCAACAAAGCCTGGGACTTTAAGATCAAAGGCTATTTCCCAGACAGAGATTGCAGCATTGTTGATTCCAAAGGGAACATTATTGCTCAGGTAAATAATGTTATCAGTGAAGTCAATTAGGCTGACTGGAATCTTGACAAAATTGTATAATCATTGATGCGATAAGCCAAAGTTTTtgctttattcttttttcttttgtgggtGGAAGCTACATGGTGATTATTGATTTTGGTGATTACATGACAGATTGGAATGAAGAAAGAGATAGAGGAATTGACGGCAAACAAGGATCTGTATCACATAGAGGTGAAGCCAGGAATCGATCAAGCTTTTGTTGTTGGCATAGTTGCCACTCTAGATTACATATATGGCGAATCTACTAGGTGCCAATCAATTCCGAATATAATGAATAAGGAGATCAATTAATCAGATTATGGTTTCTCCCACACTGTTAATTATATGAGAGATTCTCCTATCTGTTGATGCTACTAATTGTTAATTGTGCATgcttaatttcttttcctttgtttaATGACTATATAACCTTCTTGATTTAACAATGTACATGACTCTTGAAAAAGCTGTTTATAATTATTGCTTAATGAGTACTTAAGTTTGATTATGCATCACATTATCTCTGGGATTGAATAATATtagggtatttaaatattttaatttattctctcACTTAACAGAGATGATGATTTGTTTTAAAGTGGATATCTAATTAATTAGATACAATAGTATTTTAGGATTTTTACTGTTATCTATTGAAGTCAACGTGGCAGGGGGCAGGGGTGCCAAGCCGGTCTTGGTATGGCCTATTGCGCCTATGTGCTTGGTAGAGCCAAGGTCCATCACATGACAAACTTAAAGAACTGAGAGATGGCTTAGGGCCCTAGATTCATGCCCCGATGGGTCTTTAGTAGGCCTGTCCACATGCTTTTACGAGCTAACtcactaaattataaatttttaatattttaatatttaatatatttatttttttaatatttattagtcAATCGTATTGGATCAATCCGCAAACTTTATCTCACTGCCTAAAGTATAGCCTACTAAACCTGTATGCTTGCTACGATCTAATTTTTTCATGTTGGATCGATGTGAGCCATGtcaaatctctttgaatcctctaaTATACAAGCAAAAATATTGAGGACTTTAATATTGTAAAAGATCTTTTTTTGTATAAAAGGTTCATAAACTTAAGATTATTCATTTTGTTGAGaaatgattttcaaatgaaaaagtTCCTATAAAATACTCAAATATATTCCTCTCCAAACTAAATTTGTTGATTTCTATTTGTTATATAGATAAGGGATACAAATGTTATATTCATATAGCTGAAGGGTATTGTGAAGACAACGGGTCACTATGGGTGACTGTGATTTGTGAAGGATGAAATGGCCCCTGCGGTGTATAATTATTGACtgatattttcttcttcttcttctgtttttcCATTCCCTATAATATCTTAAAATCATCAGTCCGGTTAATGTAGTATTCAAATTATCATCCTTTACAGGACATTTAGTTCAGGGAATTCATTTTGGATGTTGAAAAAGATGCACATTAGAAATTTACAGTGAGAATAGACCTTCCCAGGAAGTTAAAATACACAAGGAAAAGAACAGAAAAACTAAACAACTAAGTTTGACAATTGATACTGTGGAGGGCCAGCCCTATCACCTGGTCAGCTTTTAATTAAACCTTGTATCATAGCTTTGATACTTTTTGTAGCAGTTAAATGAGATGACAAACTCCGTGTTTTAGAGATTGCAGCTTGAAAAGCCAAAACCCAGTTTCTATGGAAACAAACAAGACAAGACAACCGACATCTTCAGCTTAAgcaattgattttgttttccgCTATGCCTTTCTTGGTTGCGGGGCAGCCATTTATGGttcttcaattttctattaaggAAAGAAATAGATTCTTCAGTTTGATAATCCCTTCCTGTAAATATGACGATGTTACatcatttatctaaaattataaaattattatttcaataaatagaaaaggaattacctctttatatatatatgtgtgagGTGGCAGTGGAAATGCTTCGTTgcaagtttatttattttaacgaGAATTTTTATTggtatcaattatattaaataatataaaatttaaatttagttatcaattttataattattaaattaaataaattaaaaatatgtgaccaactttttaattattaaattagataaattaaaattttaatttttaatcttaatatattattaaaaaaaacttaaattctgTAATACATAAGTCTCGCCTGTGTATCAAGTTACAACGTAGAAGAATGAAAAACATGACAGAAAACGCCAATCCAAATCCTGACAGATCCAGCAAACAAAACAATCTCAGCTTTTTTGTCAGAACGGGGTCAGATATTTTCTAGAGTTCCAGACAAGGCAAGTAACGACGTCCAGAAACTTCGCCATAAACGCCAAATTTTACAGTTCTAAGCTCTTGTCTTTCTTGTTATATTTGCACATGGCCTCTCTGTCTTTATCAGAGACCATGCGTAATTGAATTGGTTTCTTATATTACCACCACCACGACCGCCGATGCCGATGCCGATATCCCAGTTTTCTTCTCATCTTTTCGGGAATTTCTCGGCCATTTTCATTATATCTATAATTGCaaaatttctatttaattttgatgataattaTCACTTGCTACCTTCCAAATAAGCATTAAACAGCTGGAAATTTCTTTATCAACCATTCTTTCCATAAATGCAGCCAAGGCATTGATTACTTTAGCTAAGTGGGTTGAACCAGCTTTATCACTACTGTTAATGCTCCCAGTCAACACAAATTTGCAGAATTCAAGGTAAAAGCTATCAGAAAGAgtcaataattgaataaattatttacgGTATAGAGAGAGATAAAACCATATTATAATCAGTTTCCGGGTCAAATCTCAAGTTCCAAATAGCTATACAAAAATTCTAAATAGCAAAACGCAGTTACTCTGTTATTTGATTATGTCATATTTACCGTTGAACTGGAATCAGCCATTCAACGAGACAGAGATGGAAAGCAACTCTCTGATCTAACCAGTGAGGAGCCCTTAACCCTTTCAATATCTGGGAAAATAATGCTGGAGTTAGAGCGACGAGGGCGAGGGGAATCCAAGCTCCTTCTCAATATTCTTCCCAAAACAGAGATGGGGTTCTCGGTTTCACTCGGCGGAGATGACGATCTAAACTCCTTGCAAAAACTAATGTGCCGGTCCAGCGCTTCTTCGGTGGAGATCAGCCTATCTGATCGGAGCACCTCTTCCTTCACGGCCTCGGCGCAGAGCCCGCACAGCCAGTGGCCTCTGTAGCGCTCACGCACGCGCAAAATGTACGCCGGCGTGCAGTCCTCCGTGAAGCCACAGGAGTCGCATTTCACTGCCTCGACTTCCAGCGGCGAGACTTGCTGAGTTTGTTTGGTTGCTGGTGACTGTGCCATTGGTTAAAACAGAGCATTGATGAACGAAGATTTTGAGCACTCTGTTTTAGACAGGCTAAAACGGAGTattatgagacaaagaagaagaagaatgaagaagagAGATTTATACTGAAGCGGATGATTGGCGAGGGATTAGTACTTTCCCGAAAAGCCAAAAAGTTTCCGAGTTAGGGGCTTGGTCAtgcaatattatttaatttataaccaaattttcagtattatataataatattcctTTACACTGAAAAGCTATTATGGGGTTTCCAAATTATTTCACCCCGATTTTGCCGAAATCTCACccccaaaatatatatatatatatatgaactatgatttgcatatttatatttgtatgtgAATTTGGGCATGCAACAATATGTCAATCcgatttcaaattatttcatcGAAGTTTCtattaaaatctcaaaataatgatatatcattgaaGAATCATATGATACATTATCGTTAGTATCGATTATTTGTTATAAGgctttgaaataaaaaatcaaaatttttagtgtAGATTCTTGGGAGTGATCATATATAATCAAAGTTTTAATAGAAGATattactaaaaattaattttaatgggtaattttatgtataataaaattatacatatttatataagtatataaataaatatatatttaatatctattattattatatgattaaattattttaaattaaaaattaaataaaatctaattatataataaaacatataaattaatattagtggcaataaaattgagttaataTTTAAACCTTGATTTTCAGAACATTtgttgaaacaataaaactatgtgtacccactttgggtacacaaatatatacatatttatatgtgtcatcatgtgattggataattttgaattaagaataaaataataaccaatcatataatgacacatatgagtgtgtatacatttatgtacccaaagtagatacacatagtattactcttattGAAAAAGGCACGTGGCAGCGGGTGCATGGGGGTATTGTAAGACAAAGGTGAGAATAATGAAGGAGCTTTTGCTTAATGGGTAAGGTAGGTGAAGAGCCAATGAAAATTTGTGGggttgataaaatgatatcaccACAAAGGACAAGTTTAGCTAGTAAACTCAaatcaatttatcaaaataccaattattaaagtaattaatatttttttaaataaaaaaattaataaaatcgataaaatattaaaatttttacaaaaaaaaaatcttgggCTTAGCCTTTACCAAAGAGTGTATGGGTTATTGTGTCGATACTATGTGTCcttatgtaaaattaaaaataatatatgtcaTTGCACCAACACATTCCTCATTTTGGGAAAGGCCAAAAATATGCAACATATTTTTTTAGGCTAataattgttttgttgttttaaatatgatgtaatttgtattttttaaattgcatGTTTGTTCATGTTATGTTTAATATGAAGCAAACTGCTAAATGTATgggttattttgtttttctcatatTTATGTTGGAACTGTGTGGGTGttgtatcttttttatttatttatattatactgttttttctcttatttgtaTTAGAATCGTATGGGTTAATGTTTCGTCATGTTAGTGTTTCTCTTTTTGTTCTCTTCACACTCGATAGAGGTAGATCTCGGTTTTAAAGGCTTTAGGTTGTACAAAGTGAATCAAGTCTAGGATTCAAATTATCGATTTCAAGTTCAACGGAATAACTGAATTTAAGTATACTATGTCTACTTAAAGGGTCAAAATGTAATAACGCAAATATGGATGGATTAGAATGAAATTATTGCATTGTTGATATTATCCAATTTGGATAAATATAGGTTAAAAATGAATATGTGTCAAGTCAAATGAACATTCGCTCATGGTCAATGAACGATTATCATATATCTAGAAATTTGGATAGTCACAATTTTCAGTTGATATAATATGATTCGTATTAACAGTCGTGCATGTTATATGAACAATCATTTCTCGTCTTTTATATGACTGAACGAATTTTTAACCTTTAtaacttttgttatttttaacaaCTGTACACATAACCTGTTCATTAAGATTCTATTAGACCATATTACGTTTTTCTATCGCCTCTAACATCGTGTGCCTCGTGTGGATATCAAAGGAGTCATCCTATACTTGGATTGAGTCAGTTCTCGTTACAGTCACACTAGACAAAGACTTTGGAGCCACCAACAGGagtttttatattcttaatcCCCTGTGATTGTTTATGTTAAAGCATGAATACACTTTGAGTCCCATAAAATGAATCCTAGAATCGGTTATAGTTGAATGAAtgttgtattaaatttttaaaatatatttccaGTGCACCTGCTTTTAATCAATATGATGCTTTAATTGAACATACTTGCATGAAGTTTGTTGTTTATTAATAGTATAGGTTTAACCTTCCAAGGAGTATTTTAGTAGCAAAGGAGTAAAGATAACATAAGAATAAGTGTTCAAAAATCTCATTCGACAATTTTCCAAGGCTATCACTAGACCTTGAGTTTCCCCGCTCAGAGTGACTGAATTATATTGCGTGAATCCCAATGAGGGTGTTTTGTCAGTATTCATAATGCTGACATTTGCAGCTTTGTTTTGATGTATACAACTTTCTGCAACTTGGAACCAATGATTGATCATTCAATCCAAACTTTTTCTCCTCCACAATAACATTATCCTATACTATCTTCCCTACCACATCAATAACTCAATCTGATTCAACCCTTTATGGCTCCAAAAATTGATCAAGTGACCTCTGCTAAGGCAGCAAAACGCTGCTTACCAGCATGTTCAGCCTTTCTACTAGCTTCTTTAATCGCTTTTGCAGtccaaatcttcttcttctcgcCAATATCTCCTGACTTGCTTCATCTTCCCCCAGTATCTTCAGCGTCTCATCTGCCTACAAATAACTATTTACAGGTAACCTTAAGCTTGTGTTTAGTTTATTAAAACTGCATGTGGTGCTATTGTGTTGCTACAATTAAGTAGTCATTGCTGTAGAGTGTGATTAAACTTGGAGAGGGAGTAGTTAGAGGTCCAGAAGATGTTTGGGTGGACGCAAAGGGTGTGTTATATACAGCAACTAGAGATGGTTGGATAAAAAGATTGCATAAAAATGGAACATGGCAGGACTGGAAAAAGATAGACAGTGATGTTTTACTTGGAATCACAACAACAAAGGAAAATGAGCTTATTGTTTGCGATGCTGAAATGGTGAGACAATTCTCAATCTTACCACTCATTAAATTACCTTGTAAAGcaatgttatttatatacattttttaagtatataattagatatatagataatgtattatcgTATCATTAGGATTAAAAGATATGATAACAAATCATCTatctatctaattatatactaaaaaatatatatatataattttatgttgtcCTGTCGAGTGACAAAGCCCTCATGTGCAAATTCTTTAGGGTTTGCTTAAGGTTAATGATGATGGGGTTACTGTTCTAGCATCACACTTCAACGGATCCCAAATAAGGTAAgagtcagtaataaaaaataatgctttTGAGAGAGATCGATCATTGATAAATAGGAATGTAAATcgaaaatatgattattttgtaaaattgattCATATGAATTCTAGCAAATATATTCAAACATAATCTAATTAATCTAATCAATctaatatcaataatgattcatCATACACATAATGATTTATAagatattgaaattaaaagttttaaggattttgataaatttgttgTCACATAGTTAATACAAAATCAACTTTGAATATGATCGATTATGAATCTGGTGAAACTGGTATTTCTTCCTCATATATCCCAAAATAACGATATTTTGATGGATGATATACCACGtatattaagaaagaaaatctacCCTCTTATATAGTAGTTTAGTAGGCTCTTATGTGAACGGTCTAATAAACTCAATAGTCTACACTTGTGTTGTAATAATCCAGATTATTCTATGAAGTGTATAGAGgcattcaacaaaattaatcacAATATGCTCGTAATACTTAATTTACTGGAATATacatttatccaaattttattaaattaaaacaatatcaatgtTTACCCACATTCTTGAAATTTTCTAACATGTTGTTGACCTAGTGTTGTTTTTCGACCCACTTGGTGTATGAAATTTATCTTGATGAGGGACAAATTAATGAAACCTTATGAAGCC
It contains:
- the LOC123200361 gene encoding uncharacterized protein LOC123200361; the encoded protein is MAQSPATKQTQQVSPLEVEAVKCDSCGFTEDCTPAYILRVRERYRGHWLCGLCAEAVKEEVLRSDRLISTEEALDRHISFCKEFRSSSPPSETENPISVLGRILRRSLDSPRPRRSNSSIIFPDIERVKGSSLVRSESCFPSLSR
- the LOC123201084 gene encoding protein LURP-one-related 6-like produces the protein MTAKANIMPIINKIYCSSSQVVLVVRERPHAVNGGGFVVTNCSQKVVFKIEGCGVLGTKGELLVRDGDGDPLVLIRRKGGLAQALSTHRKWKGYAYNYEGFHKSVFSLKEPNSSCLVRSNATRISTETCSSSNKAWDFKIKGYFPDRDCSIVDSKGNIIAQIGMKKEIEELTANKDLYHIEVKPGIDQAFVVGIVATLDYIYGESTRCQSIPNIMNKEIN